A single region of the Mesotoga sp. Brook.08.105.5.1 genome encodes:
- a CDS encoding epoxyqueuosine reductase QueH, producing MNLLHVCCAPDLVSSVLKREELKHSMLLFYNPNIYPEEEFFKRYHAFRRVCQEMGVECPEPDYSPEDFSAIHDSFEDEPEGGMRCTKCIELRLRKAAEAAKSLGAKSFSTTLLASPQKPIYLICQIGQKVSESFDLEFISENLRLERGKLNQFLGNVYVQNYCGCKSSLKEIVQTREIKKRRDKEALERDFSCFADLWRFRGAVISRSSIPVEEVSVLKELITLIKPCALLDDVEDVSLQGKRWLKTGSYNCRIIREKK from the coding sequence TTGAATCTGCTTCATGTTTGCTGCGCACCGGATCTAGTTAGTTCTGTTTTGAAGAGAGAGGAACTGAAGCATTCAATGCTGCTTTTCTATAATCCGAATATCTATCCTGAAGAAGAGTTCTTCAAAAGATATCATGCTTTCCGAAGAGTCTGTCAAGAAATGGGAGTTGAGTGTCCTGAACCAGACTACAGCCCCGAGGACTTCTCTGCTATTCATGATTCCTTTGAAGATGAGCCGGAAGGGGGCATGAGATGTACGAAATGTATAGAATTAAGGTTGAGAAAGGCAGCGGAAGCTGCAAAATCCTTAGGTGCCAAGAGCTTCAGTACCACGCTTCTTGCAAGCCCCCAGAAGCCAATTTATCTGATCTGTCAGATTGGGCAGAAAGTTTCGGAATCGTTTGATTTGGAGTTCATTTCGGAAAACCTAAGACTAGAAAGGGGAAAGCTAAATCAGTTTTTGGGTAATGTCTATGTCCAGAATTACTGTGGCTGCAAATCTAGTCTCAAGGAAATTGTCCAGACCAGAGAGATCAAGAAAAGGAGAGATAAAGAGGCGCTAGAGAGAGACTTTTCATGCTTCGCCGATCTCTGGAGATTCAGAGGTGCCGTAATTTCTCGAAGCAGCATCCCCGTTGAAGAGGTCTCCGTGTTGAAAGAGCTGATAACTCTCATTAAGCCTTGTGCACTTCTTGATGATGTCGAAGATGTTTCACTACAAGGCAAAAGATGGTTGAAAACCGGGAGTTACAACTGCCGGATAATCAGGGAGAAGAAGTAA
- a CDS encoding ComEA family DNA-binding protein, whose translation MRKISVKELQIIGSIVILVLMGFVALSGYSGSNSTAIGENSDKPKSVSFPIDLNSCSEKELELLPGIGPAKARAIVDYRATSGPFFSIDDLLLVRGIGEKTLSNLREMVTVSGQLYSNAEGVVLIDINTASSQSLQKIPGIGEAKAAAIIEYRELKGPIITEEDLLNVPGIGPSILPEILAAIIPLIGAEEQSGSRKVNVNNADVEDLCKLPGIGPVLAQRIVDTRAHFGPFRSCDDLAKVSGIGDKTIASLKELVEF comes from the coding sequence ATGAGGAAGATTTCGGTCAAGGAGTTACAGATAATCGGATCAATTGTGATACTAGTGCTCATGGGGTTTGTGGCCCTCTCAGGGTATAGCGGTAGCAACTCAACGGCCATCGGTGAAAACTCTGATAAACCGAAGTCGGTTAGCTTCCCTATTGATTTGAACTCTTGCTCGGAGAAGGAGCTGGAGCTGTTGCCGGGGATAGGCCCTGCCAAGGCCCGAGCAATAGTCGATTACAGAGCTACGTCCGGTCCGTTTTTTTCCATTGACGATCTTCTTCTTGTCAGGGGAATTGGTGAAAAGACCCTGAGTAACTTGAGAGAAATGGTGACCGTTTCCGGTCAGCTGTATTCCAACGCAGAAGGAGTGGTTTTAATCGACATAAACACGGCTTCCTCTCAGTCTCTTCAGAAAATTCCAGGAATCGGTGAAGCTAAGGCAGCTGCTATAATCGAATACAGGGAACTCAAGGGACCCATAATAACTGAGGAAGACCTTCTCAATGTACCTGGAATCGGACCTTCCATACTTCCTGAGATACTTGCTGCCATTATTCCTCTTATCGGGGCTGAAGAACAATCCGGTTCGAGAAAGGTGAATGTTAATAACGCAGATGTGGAAGACCTCTGTAAGCTTCCAGGCATCGGGCCCGTGCTTGCTCAGAGAATAGTTGACACGCGTGCTCATTTCGGTCCATTTCGTTCGTGCGATGATCTGGCTAAGGTAAGTGGAATTGGTGATAAGACCATTGCCAGTTTGAAGGAGCTGGTTGAGTTTTGA
- the trmFO gene encoding methylenetetrahydrofolate--tRNA-(uracil(54)-C(5))-methyltransferase (FADH(2)-oxidizing) TrmFO has protein sequence MRINVIGGGLAGSEVALSLADFGKEVMIFEMRPARKTDVHQTEDFAELVCSNSLKSKSLDNASGLLKEEGLLIGSRLLEAAHRHRVPAGKALAVNRETFAREITRRIENHPLISVRREEVCQLDISGSVNIVCTGPLTSECLENYLGELFGNALFFFDAVAPIVASDSVNFERAFVADRYSDTGDYVNCPLTTEEYEVFWKEIVSAEVLEIENFSDRFLFERCQPVEEIARSGKEALRFGPMKPVGLTDPATGEEPFAVVQLRKENLSGSLLSLVGFQTRLKWSEQKRILGLIPALRNADIARYGVMHRNTFLDSPKLLNPDLQSKDYQGLFFAGQICGLEGYVEAIVSGRLVAINVNRFVDGRRTLIPPKETMLGGLVNHVTVSGRSPLRPVYANFGLLPEIRMRDKREKNRRKVLRAQEQMEHFLKEVRK, from the coding sequence ATGAGGATAAATGTTATCGGTGGAGGACTGGCCGGTTCTGAAGTTGCTTTGAGCCTCGCGGATTTCGGAAAAGAGGTAATGATTTTCGAGATGAGACCTGCCAGGAAAACCGATGTTCATCAAACGGAAGACTTTGCGGAACTAGTATGCAGCAACTCTTTGAAATCTAAGTCACTGGACAATGCATCGGGCCTGTTGAAGGAAGAGGGTCTGCTAATTGGCTCCCGACTTCTGGAAGCCGCCCACCGTCATAGAGTACCTGCGGGAAAGGCTTTGGCAGTAAACAGAGAGACCTTTGCAAGAGAGATCACTAGGAGGATAGAGAACCACCCACTTATCAGTGTTCGGAGAGAAGAGGTGTGCCAGCTAGACATCTCCGGGTCAGTCAATATAGTGTGTACCGGCCCACTAACTTCTGAATGCCTTGAGAATTATCTAGGTGAACTGTTCGGCAACGCACTCTTTTTCTTTGATGCTGTAGCTCCAATAGTCGCTTCGGATTCGGTAAACTTCGAGAGAGCCTTTGTTGCTGACAGATATTCCGACACCGGAGACTACGTGAACTGCCCTCTTACGACTGAGGAGTACGAAGTTTTCTGGAAGGAGATTGTATCGGCAGAAGTTTTGGAGATCGAAAACTTCTCGGATCGATTTCTCTTCGAACGCTGCCAGCCTGTTGAAGAGATAGCGCGAAGCGGAAAAGAAGCTCTGAGATTTGGTCCAATGAAGCCGGTGGGACTGACCGATCCTGCAACGGGAGAAGAACCTTTTGCGGTTGTTCAGCTTAGAAAGGAAAATCTCTCAGGTTCACTGTTAAGTCTTGTTGGGTTTCAAACGAGGCTGAAATGGAGCGAGCAGAAGAGAATCCTAGGACTTATCCCAGCTCTAAGGAACGCCGACATTGCCAGATATGGAGTAATGCACAGGAACACCTTCCTCGATTCACCCAAGCTTCTGAATCCCGATCTTCAGTCCAAAGATTACCAAGGGCTGTTCTTTGCAGGACAGATTTGCGGTCTTGAAGGATACGTGGAGGCAATAGTCTCCGGAAGGCTTGTGGCAATCAATGTCAATCGATTTGTTGACGGTCGCAGAACGTTAATTCCTCCGAAGGAGACAATGCTTGGAGGGCTGGTCAACCATGTAACAGTATCTGGCAGGAGTCCCTTAAGGCCAGTCTATGCGAATTTTGGTCTTCTACCGGAGATAAGGATGAGAGATAAGAGAGAGAAGAATAGAAGAAAGGTATTAAGAGCGCAAGAGCAGATGGAGCATTTCCTGAAAGAGGTGAGAAAGTGA
- a CDS encoding 3-dehydroquinate synthase, with translation MRRITFTSESAERCQLIFGKAFAGRLPESLKIVDSGFRKVFGERLEDEYLMPGGEHVKSVDRVFEIYQAIRASRRNAITAVGGGSLIDLVGYASSGHTDIEKLFLFPTTTVSQVMPALKGFRVNFEFVKDLLSFNCLPDKVFIDFEVSYREYACSSKSVLIFPLLVALSFDNRLFKYLFNVVVSGKDISAEQWEDIVFSSVKAYLKGIETGRFVVGTEIGRLIETASRLKAGYDSSLLFGAMMELRLAEKFGTGDSSVTEDFFRVVKLLWDSRWSSRIDMSSLVDLVEQKGGVRISTPDGNLDKTYFVGCSIFERFVREKTWRGLENFV, from the coding sequence ATGAGAAGAATCACATTTACCAGTGAATCAGCTGAAAGGTGTCAGTTGATTTTTGGGAAGGCTTTTGCTGGAAGACTTCCAGAGTCCCTGAAAATAGTAGACTCTGGTTTTAGAAAGGTTTTTGGCGAAAGACTGGAAGACGAATACTTGATGCCCGGTGGAGAACATGTGAAGTCAGTTGACAGAGTGTTCGAAATATATCAGGCTATAAGGGCATCGAGAAGAAACGCAATAACAGCCGTTGGAGGAGGTTCTCTCATCGATCTGGTAGGTTATGCGTCATCAGGTCATACCGATATTGAGAAGCTCTTCCTCTTTCCTACGACGACAGTTAGTCAGGTGATGCCTGCGCTGAAAGGATTCAGGGTGAATTTCGAGTTTGTGAAGGACCTTCTCTCTTTCAACTGTCTCCCGGACAAAGTCTTCATTGATTTTGAGGTCAGTTACAGAGAGTATGCTTGCTCGTCCAAGAGTGTTCTGATCTTTCCTTTGCTGGTTGCCCTTTCGTTTGATAATAGGCTTTTCAAGTATCTTTTTAACGTTGTGGTCTCTGGTAAAGATATCTCTGCTGAGCAATGGGAAGATATTGTTTTCTCGTCAGTGAAAGCTTATCTTAAGGGAATTGAAACTGGCAGATTCGTTGTAGGCACGGAAATTGGAAGGCTTATTGAAACTGCTTCTAGGCTTAAGGCTGGATATGATTCTTCACTTCTATTTGGAGCCATGATGGAATTACGTCTGGCCGAGAAATTTGGTACAGGGGATAGTAGTGTGACAGAAGACTTTTTTAGAGTGGTGAAATTGCTGTGGGACAGTAGATGGTCTTCCAGAATTGATATGTCGTCCTTGGTTGACTTGGTCGAACAGAAAGGTGGTGTAAGAATCAGTACTCCTGACGGAAATCTCGACAAGACTTACTTCGTGGGGTGTTCTATATTTGAGAGATTTGTCAGGGAAAAGACCTGGAGGGGATTGGAGAATTTTGTATGA
- a CDS encoding DNA glycosylase, whose translation MIEFTLKPAGLIDLDSTLDCGQTFRWRKEGDWWKGVVRDTVLFLKEDSDGIIVRSSSKSLLGKDIYEEIGNYLGLGDNLEEIHSIILERLKCFDQRVRIVSEKALKEAEGLRILRQDPFEMVVEYILSTRNSIPMIRWMSDKLSELFPENRIDLCQESYYTFPSLEQAKGISAEALTELKIGFRVPWLMKLFSDIETEGYFSRLSSLAAEDLLEELMKHDGIGYKVGSCVMLFAYGKLSAFPVDIWVSRVMKDLFALDGSTKKVMQFGMDSFFPYGGYYQEALFRYYRTHKLGREKK comes from the coding sequence GTGATTGAATTCACTTTGAAACCTGCGGGTCTAATTGATCTTGATTCGACACTTGACTGTGGTCAGACTTTTCGATGGCGAAAAGAAGGAGACTGGTGGAAGGGAGTTGTTCGAGATACAGTTCTCTTCCTGAAAGAGGACTCAGATGGAATTATCGTCAGATCTTCCTCCAAATCTTTGCTCGGAAAAGATATCTATGAGGAAATTGGGAACTACCTTGGACTTGGGGATAATCTGGAGGAGATTCACTCTATAATTCTGGAAAGACTGAAGTGTTTTGATCAAAGGGTTAGAATAGTGTCTGAAAAGGCTCTCAAGGAAGCCGAAGGACTGAGAATACTAAGGCAAGATCCTTTTGAGATGGTTGTGGAGTATATTCTCTCAACTAGAAACAGCATTCCTATGATTCGATGGATGAGCGACAAACTATCGGAACTCTTTCCCGAAAACAGGATCGATCTATGTCAGGAGAGTTACTACACGTTTCCTTCATTGGAGCAGGCCAAGGGAATCTCAGCAGAAGCTCTGACCGAGCTCAAAATCGGTTTCAGGGTTCCGTGGCTTATGAAACTCTTTTCAGACATAGAGACAGAAGGGTATTTCTCACGGCTTTCTTCACTGGCTGCTGAAGACTTGCTCGAAGAATTGATGAAGCATGACGGCATTGGTTACAAGGTAGGTAGCTGTGTAATGCTCTTTGCCTACGGTAAGCTGAGCGCCTTCCCGGTAGATATCTGGGTGAGCAGAGTGATGAAAGATCTGTTCGCGCTGGACGGTTCAACAAAAAAGGTAATGCAGTTTGGAATGGATTCCTTCTTTCCTTATGGAGGGTACTATCAAGAAGCACTATTCAGGTACTATAGAACTCACAAACTAGGAAGAGAGAAGAAATGA
- the thyX gene encoding FAD-dependent thymidylate synthase has protein sequence MRIDVLDKGFVELVDRMGDDYSAVQAARVSYGKGLTSKDRDDRLIRYLMEHGHHSPFEHIVFKFHLKLPIFVMRQLVRHRIASINERSGRYTEFSDEWYLPDSIRTPDGENKQGSVECADKAITQKAIAIIEEAYKNAFVAYSRLIEMGVAKEMARIVLPTSMYTEAYWTINGRSIMNFLNQRADSHAQPEIQLYASAIAEIFEAKCPVVYDAFIRYNYTGDLLNKEVRG, from the coding sequence ATGAGAATTGATGTTCTTGACAAAGGGTTCGTCGAGCTTGTAGACCGAATGGGAGATGACTACTCAGCGGTTCAGGCAGCTAGGGTAAGTTATGGTAAGGGCTTAACTAGCAAAGATAGAGATGATCGCCTAATTCGTTATTTGATGGAGCATGGTCACCACTCCCCTTTTGAACACATAGTGTTCAAGTTCCACTTGAAGCTACCGATTTTCGTTATGAGACAGCTCGTGAGACACAGAATAGCGTCAATAAATGAGCGAAGCGGAAGATATACTGAGTTCTCTGATGAGTGGTATCTGCCAGATTCCATAAGGACTCCAGACGGCGAAAACAAACAGGGTTCAGTGGAATGTGCAGATAAGGCAATCACTCAAAAGGCGATTGCAATAATCGAAGAAGCCTATAAGAACGCTTTTGTCGCTTATAGTAGACTCATAGAAATGGGCGTTGCGAAAGAGATGGCGAGAATTGTACTGCCCACATCTATGTACACAGAGGCGTACTGGACTATCAATGGAAGGTCGATTATGAATTTCCTAAATCAGAGAGCAGATTCTCATGCTCAGCCAGAAATCCAACTGTATGCTAGTGCAATCGCAGAGATTTTCGAAGCTAAATGTCCGGTAGTATATGATGCTTTCATCAGGTACAACTATACAGGTGATCTTCTGAATAAGGAGGTTAGGGGATGA
- a CDS encoding tetratricopeptide repeat protein yields the protein MKHILVLAFILTVSALAFSVDKTDLLLSKNYLMDIQSLDSRDLETKAYLTLAVGLKYRETIQPNYKVWFSNLYSELQGEVLPPYLQEAIEVVYQLVAVSTVSALNMLYSSESEDHLLKAVSLRAFFYDWVDTRDPRSAKQIEETANELIDARPGQYFPYKALLELYSSIGSMDIERLMEIRETVFSENLQGLLGDDLIESEFVSGLTEVVIEDFSRLETEDPLSSYYVAMSYLQLGEVPQAWEILDSLDLNQIPPRFASNASMVIGDIYLEDGDFEEAIERYQEAVRFWPNNSRAIRNLGMAYYETKDRDYYDLARFYLQLSGFEDYDYAVSSALKELRRRVIFELALVTVVPLTAVVVLGLFLLEYFSRKRKSSQERKAMKEDGGNDEN from the coding sequence GTGAAGCACATTTTGGTTCTTGCCTTTATATTGACCGTTTCAGCTCTTGCCTTTTCTGTTGACAAAACGGATTTGCTTCTTTCGAAGAACTACCTTATGGATATTCAATCACTTGACAGCAGAGATTTGGAAACGAAGGCTTATCTTACGTTAGCCGTGGGTCTGAAGTACAGAGAGACTATCCAACCAAACTACAAGGTTTGGTTTAGTAATCTTTACTCAGAGCTTCAAGGAGAGGTACTTCCTCCGTACCTTCAGGAAGCCATCGAGGTGGTCTACCAGTTAGTCGCTGTTTCAACTGTCTCTGCGTTGAATATGCTCTATTCGTCTGAAAGCGAGGACCATCTCTTGAAGGCGGTATCTCTGAGAGCCTTCTTCTATGATTGGGTTGATACAAGAGATCCGAGATCGGCAAAGCAGATCGAGGAGACGGCAAATGAGTTGATTGACGCTCGACCCGGGCAGTATTTCCCATACAAAGCTTTGCTGGAGTTGTATTCCAGCATCGGCTCAATGGATATTGAAAGGTTAATGGAAATCCGAGAAACGGTATTCTCTGAAAACCTTCAGGGACTGCTCGGAGACGATCTTATCGAAAGTGAATTTGTCTCAGGGCTTACAGAGGTGGTTATAGAGGACTTTTCGAGGCTGGAAACAGAGGATCCACTTTCCAGCTATTATGTGGCGATGTCCTATCTGCAACTTGGTGAAGTACCTCAAGCTTGGGAGATCTTAGACTCCCTCGATCTGAATCAGATTCCTCCCAGATTTGCGTCTAATGCTTCGATGGTAATTGGAGACATCTACCTTGAAGATGGTGACTTTGAAGAAGCAATTGAGCGCTATCAGGAGGCAGTACGTTTTTGGCCGAACAACTCAAGGGCTATTAGGAATCTTGGAATGGCCTATTATGAGACGAAAGATCGAGACTACTATGATTTAGCTAGGTTCTATCTTCAGCTGAGTGGATTCGAAGATTATGATTATGCAGTAAGTTCTGCACTGAAGGAGTTAAGGCGAAGAGTAATCTTTGAACTGGCGCTTGTTACAGTAGTCCCGCTTACTGCCGTAGTAGTCCTGGGGCTCTTTCTGTTAGAATACTTTAGTAGAAAGAGAAAGAGTTCACAAGAGAGAAAGGCGATGAAAGAAGACGGAGGAAATGATGAGAATTGA
- a CDS encoding SPOR domain-containing protein codes for MSEVSHDYVLKTLIVIVLALSAVVMTLGGYAIFLREENRKSELIIEEIRSSVLSQGIDQPEQPDNPVQFPTGTQVVRETISIPETQNFFLEVFDYRRLILNSFDFLAEGSEFGYVVVEEDTAFKLCVEKGLGKYFITRVGDSFGVMFLGKNPLDGLYDSKTAYGIQLVSHTVSDGIAPQVMDLRSAGYPAFVYKSITADGRTFYAAVLGIFPDAAAAREYSSSVDVQALQRITGWNITDRFPRQLR; via the coding sequence ATGAGCGAAGTATCGCATGATTATGTTCTGAAGACTCTTATCGTTATCGTTCTTGCATTGTCGGCAGTTGTCATGACGCTTGGAGGATATGCTATTTTTCTCCGGGAGGAAAACAGAAAGTCGGAACTCATAATTGAGGAAATCAGAAGTTCTGTGCTTTCTCAGGGGATCGATCAGCCTGAACAGCCGGACAATCCCGTACAATTTCCCACAGGAACACAGGTTGTCAGAGAGACAATATCGATTCCAGAAACTCAGAACTTCTTTCTTGAGGTATTCGACTATAGGCGGCTAATACTGAACTCCTTCGACTTTCTTGCAGAAGGTTCCGAGTTTGGTTATGTTGTTGTGGAAGAAGATACAGCATTCAAGTTGTGCGTGGAGAAAGGTCTCGGGAAGTACTTTATCACCAGGGTGGGGGATAGTTTTGGCGTGATGTTTCTGGGGAAGAACCCACTTGACGGACTTTATGACTCAAAGACGGCTTATGGAATTCAACTCGTATCGCACACAGTCTCAGATGGGATAGCACCACAAGTAATGGATCTGAGGAGTGCAGGTTACCCTGCCTTTGTGTATAAGTCAATAACCGCGGACGGGAGAACATTCTATGCAGCTGTTTTAGGGATTTTCCCTGATGCGGCAGCGGCCAGAGAGTACTCTTCATCAGTCGACGTTCAGGCACTCCAGAGGATAACGGGCTGGAATATCACTGACAGGTTTCCGAGGCAGTTGAGATGA
- a CDS encoding type I phosphomannose isomerase catalytic subunit: MIYRSKPVFSSRPWGDSDLNTIYGVDSEEPIGEVWLLSDTANMKTSLESSSSRLNPEDVTEELCGRALPRLPLMVKYISAKEWLSVQVHPDDEFARRIEGEPWGKSECWYFLTNGQVLAGLKKKTETIDIREKDLNHISLNKGDLLALPAGVVHAIGPSSKLIEIQQNSDTTYRLFDWNRGRDLHLDKAIKVIKPSVNPEYCKNMKSFQWKYFSIEKTVTFSGTGICVTIEERPNLYVVINDNVESQMPFLAITLGPFWSEDL, from the coding sequence GTGATATACAGAAGCAAACCCGTCTTTTCGAGTAGACCGTGGGGTGATAGTGATTTGAACACCATCTACGGAGTAGATTCTGAAGAACCGATAGGAGAAGTTTGGCTTCTGTCAGATACAGCTAATATGAAGACTAGTCTTGAGTCAAGCTCTTCAAGACTGAATCCTGAAGATGTTACTGAAGAGCTTTGCGGACGAGCTTTGCCTAGGCTTCCTTTGATGGTTAAATATATCTCGGCAAAGGAATGGCTTTCAGTCCAGGTTCATCCTGATGATGAATTTGCCCGTCGCATTGAAGGAGAACCATGGGGTAAGAGCGAATGCTGGTATTTCTTAACAAATGGTCAGGTGCTTGCAGGGTTAAAGAAAAAAACCGAGACAATCGACATCAGAGAGAAAGACCTGAATCACATCAGTCTTAATAAGGGAGATCTTCTGGCTTTGCCTGCAGGTGTCGTACACGCAATAGGGCCGAGTTCTAAGCTGATCGAGATTCAGCAGAACAGTGACACAACGTACAGGCTCTTCGACTGGAACAGGGGTCGGGATCTTCATCTTGACAAGGCAATCAAAGTAATTAAGCCGTCTGTTAATCCAGAATACTGTAAGAACATGAAGAGTTTTCAGTGGAAATACTTTTCGATAGAGAAGACAGTAACATTCTCCGGTACTGGAATATGTGTCACAATTGAGGAAAGACCTAATCTATATGTGGTTATCAATGATAATGTTGAATCCCAAATGCCATTTCTTGCTATCACTTTGGGACCATTTTGGAGTGAGGACTTGTGA